From one Deinococcus sp. JMULE3 genomic stretch:
- a CDS encoding N-acetyltransferase family protein has translation MQGAGGVAGYVLGSPDGRLYRRAVRRVLRGAWRDTPPSALPGVIRYLLRAALYPGPHAPEDRYPAQLHLNLLPRMRGQRLGDPLLAAHLEALRALGVPGVQLSTTSENRAALALYRRHGFQVAGRRVTDLWTPWLGYPAEHVVMTLDLT, from the coding sequence GTGCAGGGCGCCGGAGGGGTCGCGGGGTACGTGCTGGGGAGCCCGGATGGGCGCCTCTACCGCCGGGCCGTCCGGCGGGTGCTGCGCGGCGCGTGGCGGGACACGCCGCCCTCGGCGTTGCCGGGCGTGATCCGCTATCTGCTGCGTGCGGCGCTGTATCCCGGGCCGCACGCGCCGGAGGACCGCTACCCGGCGCAACTGCACCTGAACCTCCTGCCGCGGATGCGGGGGCAGCGGCTGGGTGACCCGCTGCTCGCGGCGCACCTGGAGGCGCTGCGGGCGCTGGGCGTGCCGGGCGTGCAGCTGTCCACCACCAGCGAGAACCGCGCCGCGCTGGCCCTGTACCGCCGTCACGGGTTCCAGGTGGCGGGACGGCGCGTGACAGACCTGTGGACACCCTGGCTGGGGTATCCGGCCGAGCACGTCGTGATGACGCTCGACCTGACCTGA